Proteins encoded together in one uncultured Desulfosarcina sp. window:
- the istA gene encoding IS21 family transposase has translation MDIIALHQQGLSQREITKRTGRHRKTVKKYIQNGQTPGYHKAQRRESILAPYYPVINDFLEEDDYRATWIYQRLKQLGYAGGYDTVKIYVRRRKRKRKRQAYIRFETIPGLQGQMDWADFKVADFKGGSFTVYLFVLVLGFSRAMFAMFVDRCTLQSFMDAHIAAFHYLGGIPMEMLYDNMKHVVISRTGGQTVFNVEFMHFTQHYGFKPLACMPYSPWVKGKVERPVDYIRESFWRGYAFTSIEQANRDLLSWLDETANRRKHGTHRQLVDLRWRQEQSSLSPCPASDYDTSIKEYRRVYKDCYISYNASRYQVPPDVVGKKILLKVKDGIIRFYDDDRLLATHREAEEKGSWVTDANITAQILKQRQKAKKKYGRTKGKATRGLVNASLFPQVLYRPLSVYEQIGTWIN, from the coding sequence ATGGACATTATTGCATTGCATCAACAAGGCCTTTCGCAAAGGGAGATCACCAAACGAACTGGCCGCCATCGCAAGACCGTTAAAAAATATATTCAGAATGGACAAACTCCCGGTTACCACAAGGCCCAACGGCGCGAAAGCATCCTGGCTCCCTACTACCCGGTGATTAACGATTTCCTCGAAGAGGATGATTACCGTGCCACCTGGATCTATCAACGACTCAAACAGTTAGGCTATGCTGGCGGATACGATACCGTCAAAATCTATGTCCGCAGGCGCAAACGAAAACGCAAGCGCCAGGCTTACATCCGGTTCGAGACGATTCCCGGATTGCAGGGGCAGATGGACTGGGCCGACTTCAAGGTCGCGGATTTCAAGGGCGGCAGTTTTACCGTTTACCTGTTCGTCCTGGTCCTGGGATTTTCCCGGGCCATGTTTGCCATGTTCGTTGACCGCTGCACCCTGCAGTCCTTCATGGATGCCCATATTGCCGCCTTTCACTACCTGGGCGGGATTCCCATGGAAATGCTCTATGACAACATGAAGCATGTGGTGATCAGCCGCACAGGTGGGCAGACTGTTTTCAATGTCGAGTTCATGCACTTTACCCAGCACTATGGTTTCAAGCCTCTGGCCTGCATGCCCTACAGTCCCTGGGTGAAAGGCAAGGTGGAACGCCCGGTGGATTACATTCGCGAGTCGTTCTGGCGCGGTTATGCCTTTACCAGCATCGAGCAGGCGAACCGGGATCTTCTCAGCTGGCTTGACGAAACAGCCAATCGCAGGAAGCATGGAACCCACCGGCAGCTGGTGGACCTGCGCTGGCGGCAGGAACAATCCAGCTTAAGTCCATGCCCTGCCAGCGACTACGATACGTCCATAAAAGAGTATCGCAGGGTCTACAAGGACTGCTATATTTCCTATAACGCCAGCCGGTATCAGGTGCCGCCGGATGTGGTCGGCAAAAAGATCCTGCTGAAGGTCAAGGACGGTATCATCCGATTCTACGATGACGACCGGCTGCTGGCCACGCATAGGGAAGCCGAGGAAAAGGGCAGCTGGGTTACCGATGCGAATATCACCGCCCAGATCCTGAAGCAGCGGCAGAAAGCGAAAAAGAAATACGGTCGCACCAAAGGCAAGGCCACCCGGGGACTGGTGAATGCTAGTTTGTTCCCACAGGTGCTTTACCGTCCGCTGTCCGTGTATGAGCAGATCGGCACATGGATCAACTGA
- a CDS encoding IS91 family transposase, producing MRPSDGPGTGRQALEVAHILQRHGDTYAAKRRLPLKHLKAMHHIRFCRTAVMGGHRQQCDRCGFERNAYNSCGDRHCPKCRTLAKERWLDARRSELLPTGYFHLVFTLPHDLNPMIHCNPKVMLDNLFGSVNETLQAFAADPRWRLNGRLGFVGVLHTWSQTLIDHFHLHCLVPAGAWSFDRSRWNPSRKSYLFRVKSLAKQFRKTYLGRLQERYENGELRFPGRISLLADREEFARQIGILRKKQWIVYAKAPFAGPEQVIDYLGRYTHRVAISNHRLLSMDDGKVTFSYKDRSRTDRTRRMTLSADEFIRRFLLHVLPPRFVKIRYFGFLFHRDKRQNIASIREQMGSQTVTAEPAIEDARQIVLRLMGIDIHCCPQCRKGRMLVVHKIPKCCPIRDPP from the coding sequence ATGCGGCCTTCTGACGGCCCTGGAACCGGTCGGCAAGCCCTTGAAGTCGCACACATTCTCCAACGCCATGGCGATACCTATGCAGCAAAGCGCCGCCTTCCGCTCAAGCACCTCAAGGCGATGCACCATATCCGATTCTGCCGTACCGCCGTGATGGGCGGACATCGGCAGCAATGCGACCGCTGCGGATTCGAACGCAACGCCTACAACAGTTGCGGTGACCGCCACTGTCCCAAATGCCGCACCCTGGCCAAGGAACGCTGGCTGGATGCCCGCCGGAGCGAGTTATTGCCCACCGGCTATTTCCATCTGGTCTTCACGCTGCCGCACGATCTAAATCCGATGATTCACTGCAATCCGAAAGTGATGTTGGATAATCTATTCGGCAGCGTCAACGAAACCCTGCAGGCGTTCGCAGCCGATCCACGCTGGCGCCTTAACGGCCGACTGGGATTCGTCGGCGTGCTGCACACCTGGTCCCAGACCTTGATCGATCATTTTCATCTCCACTGTCTGGTTCCCGCCGGTGCCTGGTCGTTCGACCGCTCCCGCTGGAACCCGTCGCGCAAGTCGTATCTGTTCCGAGTCAAATCCCTGGCCAAACAGTTTCGCAAGACCTATCTCGGCCGCCTTCAGGAAAGGTATGAGAATGGTGAATTACGCTTTCCCGGCCGGATCTCACTCTTGGCCGACCGTGAGGAATTTGCCCGGCAAATCGGCATCTTGAGGAAAAAGCAATGGATCGTATACGCCAAGGCGCCATTCGCCGGGCCGGAGCAGGTGATCGACTATCTGGGCCGCTATACCCACCGGGTGGCCATCTCCAACCATCGCCTATTATCAATGGATGATGGAAAGGTGACGTTTTCATACAAGGATCGCAGCCGGACCGATCGGACCCGCCGGATGACCCTGTCTGCCGACGAGTTCATCCGGCGCTTCCTTTTGCATGTGCTGCCGCCGCGGTTTGTCAAAATCCGCTATTTCGGATTTCTGTTTCATCGAGACAAACGGCAAAACATCGCATCGATCCGGGAGCAGATGGGGTCGCAGACCGTAACCGCCGAACCGGCGATTGAAGATGCCCGACAGATCGTGCTTCGGTTAATGGGGATCGATATCCATTGCTGTCCCCAATGCCGAAAGGGACGGATGCTGGTGGTGCATAAGATCCCTAAATGCTGCCCGATACGCGATCCGCCGTAG
- a CDS encoding ABC transporter permease subunit, with the protein MLVGSDVFPGFFESISAFYRSAFSDPIIKAQGGGSFGFFPHVIFTFLQLTAGLLIGIIIGLFSGLIISSSNFLSYLFDPIIEIFRVLPPLLIIPFCTILISSSQNLELFIIVLYTSFLIFIYSFNSIQNVPLNYKHLAIFMGENYIGLLLRIKLPAIVPELRGSIRITSVMSLGIAVVCEYMVSPTGIGRVFKYSISFSNVQLIVVGIFWTIIIAFFIDSIIILTFHYLLKWTSRSKHYLN; encoded by the coding sequence TTGTTGGTAGGTTCTGATGTTTTTCCTGGATTCTTTGAATCAATTTCTGCCTTTTATCGAAGCGCTTTTAGTGACCCTATAATTAAAGCTCAAGGTGGTGGATCTTTTGGATTTTTTCCACATGTGATTTTCACTTTTTTACAATTAACCGCAGGCTTGTTAATTGGAATAATAATCGGACTATTTTCAGGACTAATTATATCTTCATCAAATTTTTTAAGTTATTTATTTGATCCAATCATTGAAATTTTTAGAGTCTTGCCACCTCTATTAATTATTCCATTTTGCACAATATTAATTTCTTCATCTCAAAATCTTGAGCTATTCATCATAGTTCTATATACATCCTTTTTAATTTTTATTTATAGTTTTAACTCTATTCAAAATGTTCCACTTAACTACAAACATTTGGCTATATTTATGGGAGAAAACTACATAGGTTTATTATTAAGAATAAAATTGCCAGCAATAGTTCCTGAATTAAGAGGTTCAATCCGCATTACAAGTGTTATGAGTTTAGGAATAGCTGTTGTTTGTGAGTATATGGTTTCTCCAACGGGAATCGGAAGGGTATTTAAATATTCAATTTCTTTTTCTAATGTTCAGTTGATTGTAGTAGGTATTTTTTGGACAATTATAATTGCATTTTTCATAGATTCTATCATAATCTTGACATTCCATTATTTATTAAAATGGACATCTCGCTCTAAACATTATCTTAATTGA
- a CDS encoding ABC transporter permease subunit produces MKSKFNKSNLLFSIVFFLSLWELSSLIIDNNKLFPTLNYIAIKSLPSIAIFAGVPEPSHTQAFLVILTHLSKTIIRIIIGFSIGTFLGFTVGLLIHYFKSTRNANSIILLFFRSVPLFALIPLFLHWFGGNEAGIYIYIGFSVFIVIATNTYESVWNIPSNYAYLAHFSGASKFQILKSVYLPAIFPEMRGSLRNVIGLLWAFSLGAEYLSGNSGIGYLVYQSYLYADMGKLIVFLIIYALCGLISFYLINFTLYLFHL; encoded by the coding sequence ATGAAAAGTAAATTCAACAAATCAAATCTCTTATTCTCCATAGTATTTTTTTTATCACTTTGGGAATTATCTTCTTTAATTATTGATAATAACAAACTGTTTCCTACGCTCAACTACATTGCCATTAAATCTTTGCCAAGCATAGCAATTTTTGCGGGTGTACCTGAACCAAGTCATACTCAAGCTTTCTTAGTAATTTTAACTCATTTATCAAAAACTATTATTAGGATTATAATTGGATTTAGTATAGGTACTTTTTTAGGATTTACAGTTGGATTATTGATTCATTATTTTAAATCAACTCGAAATGCAAATTCTATTATTTTATTATTTTTTCGGTCTGTTCCACTTTTTGCATTAATTCCTCTTTTTTTACATTGGTTCGGTGGTAATGAGGCTGGGATATACATTTATATCGGTTTCAGCGTATTTATTGTTATTGCTACGAACACTTATGAATCAGTTTGGAATATTCCTTCTAATTATGCTTATCTTGCTCATTTTTCTGGAGCGAGCAAATTTCAAATTTTAAAATCTGTATACTTGCCAGCGATATTTCCTGAAATGCGGGGAAGTCTTAGAAATGTTATCGGGTTGCTTTGGGCTTTTTCTCTCGGCGCAGAATATCTTTCAGGTAATTCAGGTATTGGGTATTTAGTATATCAATCTTATTTGTATGCAGATATGGGAAAATTAATTGTATTTTTAATTATATATGCTTTATGCGGTCTTATATCTTTTTACTTAATTAATTTCACACTTTACTTGTTTCATTTATAG
- a CDS encoding ABC transporter ATP-binding protein codes for MFYKFMNTIFYLKSITKKYQLLSNKYTLALDNIDLKIKEGEFITIVGPSGCGKTTLLKILSGIETKSSGEILFHNPMPKLGFVFQSNTIFPWRTVEQNLTYSLELRGLSKIKRHNEAIRLSRLIGFDPESILDKYPKELSGGETRRVALGMALAYDASVFLLDEPTSQLDFYTKDQIHEVVQNLWLKYSHFTFLFVTHDIDEAILLGNRVLIINSGKILNSLDINFSYPRKQSLLSEPVFHNYRSTIRNYYEQS; via the coding sequence TTGTTTTATAAATTTATGAATACAATATTTTATCTTAAGAGTATTACAAAAAAATATCAATTATTGTCTAATAAATATACATTGGCTTTGGATAATATCGATTTAAAGATAAAAGAAGGAGAATTTATAACTATAGTAGGTCCATCGGGTTGTGGTAAAACTACATTGTTAAAAATTTTATCTGGAATAGAAACAAAAAGTTCAGGCGAAATATTATTTCATAATCCTATGCCTAAGTTAGGATTTGTTTTTCAGTCTAATACAATTTTTCCATGGAGAACTGTAGAACAAAACCTCACCTATTCTCTTGAATTAAGAGGGTTATCCAAAATTAAACGCCACAATGAAGCAATAAGACTCTCACGATTAATTGGATTTGATCCTGAATCAATCCTTGACAAATATCCTAAGGAATTATCAGGTGGGGAAACTCGTAGAGTTGCCTTAGGTATGGCTTTAGCGTATGATGCTAGCGTTTTCCTTCTGGATGAACCGACTTCCCAACTAGACTTTTATACAAAAGATCAGATTCATGAAGTTGTCCAAAACCTTTGGCTCAAATATAGCCATTTTACTTTTCTTTTTGTAACTCACGATATCGATGAGGCAATCTTACTAGGAAATCGGGTTTTGATCATAAATTCAGGAAAAATTTTAAATTCTTTAGATATAAACTTTTCTTATCCTCGAAAACAATCTTTGTTATCTGAACCTGTTTTTCATAATTACCGATCTACTATTCGCAATTATTATGAACAGTCATAA
- a CDS encoding TylF/MycF/NovP-related O-methyltransferase — MIKVNKVIDSVPYTKSVIPDNRLKYLANKCHEVLQKTPGNVLEIGVYKGGTLLAMADKILPFFSQTKFYGIDTFSGHPYTDGHPVHPVGKYRDVDFVHMQSIIKRRSIQKSVFLFKGKVEEIFKSLDLKNISFAHIDCDLYLPTKFCCDYITKVINHGGMIYFDDYDHEHCPGATRAIEESFPKNLINLVYLEEDDTGWSCFINL, encoded by the coding sequence ATGATTAAAGTTAATAAAGTAATCGATAGTGTTCCGTACACAAAATCTGTAATACCAGATAATAGGTTAAAATACTTGGCTAACAAATGCCATGAAGTATTGCAAAAGACTCCAGGAAACGTTTTAGAAATCGGAGTATATAAGGGCGGCACACTGCTTGCTATGGCAGATAAGATTCTTCCATTTTTTTCTCAAACAAAATTCTACGGTATCGATACATTTTCTGGCCATCCTTATACCGATGGGCATCCAGTCCATCCAGTCGGAAAGTATAGAGATGTTGATTTTGTTCATATGCAATCAATTATTAAAAGGAGGTCTATTCAAAAATCCGTATTTCTATTTAAAGGAAAAGTTGAAGAAATTTTTAAATCACTTGATCTTAAAAATATATCCTTTGCTCATATTGATTGTGACTTATATCTTCCCACTAAATTTTGTTGTGATTATATTACAAAAGTAATTAATCATGGTGGAATGATATATTTTGATGACTATGATCATGAGCATTGTCCTGGTGCTACCAGGGCGATAGAAGAATCTTTTCCAAAAAACCTAATCAACCTTGTATATCTTGAAGAAGATGACACAGGTTGGTCTTGTTTTATAAATTTATGA
- a CDS encoding helix-turn-helix transcriptional regulator: MSKAPVNFAEMVRDVRQQLGLSQEELAHELGVSFSTINRWENGKTVPFKLARSQFNALCECV; encoded by the coding sequence ATGTCAAAGGCACCTGTAAATTTTGCGGAAATGGTCCGGGACGTCCGCCAGCAATTAGGGCTCAGCCAGGAAGAACTGGCCCACGAACTGGGCGTGAGCTTTTCCACAATCAACCGCTGGGAAAACGGCAAGACGGTTCCCTTTAAGCTCGCCAGATCGCAATTCAACGCCTTATGTGAATGCGTCTAG
- the istA gene encoding IS21 family transposase, whose translation MDIIALHQQGLSQREITKRTGRHRKTVKKYIQNGQTPGYHKAQRRESILAPYYPVINDFLEEDDYRATWIYQRLKQLGYAGGYDTVKIYVRRRKRKRKRQAYIRFETIPGLQGQMDWADFKVADFKGGSFTVYLFVLVLGFSRAMFAMFVDRCTLQSFMDAHIAAFHYLGGIPMEMLYDNMKHVVISRTGGQTVFNVEFMHFTQHYGFKPLACMPYSPWVKGKVERPVDYIRESFWRGYAFTSIEQANRDLLSWLDETANRRKHGTHRQLVDLRWRQEQSSLSPCPASDYDTSIKEYRRVYKDCYISYNASRYQVPPDVVGKKILLKVKDGIIRFYDDDRLLATHREAEEKGSWVTDANITAQILKQRQKAKKKYGRTKGKATRGLVNASLFPQVLYRPLSVYEQIAKGGGTWIN comes from the coding sequence ATGGACATTATTGCATTGCATCAACAAGGCCTTTCGCAAAGGGAGATCACCAAACGAACTGGCCGCCATCGCAAGACCGTTAAAAAATATATTCAGAATGGACAAACTCCCGGTTACCACAAGGCCCAACGGCGCGAAAGCATCCTGGCTCCCTACTACCCGGTGATTAACGATTTCCTCGAAGAGGATGATTACCGTGCCACCTGGATCTATCAACGACTCAAACAGTTAGGCTATGCTGGCGGATACGATACCGTCAAAATCTATGTCCGCAGGCGCAAACGAAAACGCAAGCGCCAGGCTTACATCCGGTTCGAGACGATTCCCGGATTGCAGGGGCAGATGGACTGGGCCGACTTCAAGGTCGCGGATTTCAAGGGCGGCAGTTTTACCGTTTACCTGTTCGTCCTGGTCCTGGGATTTTCCCGGGCCATGTTTGCCATGTTCGTTGACCGCTGCACCCTGCAGTCCTTCATGGATGCCCATATTGCCGCCTTTCACTACCTGGGCGGGATTCCCATGGAAATGCTCTATGACAACATGAAGCATGTGGTGATCAGCCGCACAGGTGGGCAGACTGTTTTCAATGTCGAGTTCATGCACTTTACCCAGCACTATGGTTTCAAGCCTCTGGCCTGCATGCCCTACAGTCCCTGGGTGAAAGGCAAGGTGGAACGCCCGGTGGATTACATTCGCGAGTCGTTCTGGCGCGGTTATGCCTTTACCAGCATCGAGCAGGCGAACCGGGATCTTCTCAGCTGGCTTGACGAAACAGCCAATCGCAGGAAGCATGGAACCCACCGGCAGCTGGTGGACCTGCGCTGGCGGCAGGAACAATCCAGCTTAAGTCCATGCCCTGCCAGCGACTACGATACGTCCATAAAAGAGTATCGCAGGGTCTACAAGGACTGCTATATTTCCTATAACGCCAGCCGGTATCAGGTGCCGCCGGATGTGGTCGGCAAAAAGATCCTGCTGAAGGTCAAGGACGGTATCATCCGATTCTACGATGACGACCGGCTGCTGGCCACGCATAGGGAAGCCGAGGAAAAGGGCAGCTGGGTTACCGATGCGAATATCACCGCCCAGATCCTGAAGCAGCGGCAGAAAGCGAAAAAGAAATACGGTCGCACCAAAGGCAAGGCCACCCGGGGACTGGTGAATGCTAGTTTGTTCCCACAGGTGCTTTACCGTCCGCTGTCCGTGTATGAGCAGATCGCGAAAGGAGGTGGCACATGGATCAACTGA
- a CDS encoding DUF5131 family protein: MASNSTIEWTECTWNPVTGCSKISPGCKNCYAERMSHRLKCMGQKNYHSGFKVTTHEHMLDKPSEWRKPRMVFVNSMSDLFHKDVPDAFISNTFEVMCNYGQHTYQVLTKRAERMEQISAYLPWPENIWLGVSVETNCQSPRHR, encoded by the coding sequence ATGGCATCAAATTCGACAATCGAATGGACGGAATGCACTTGGAATCCGGTAACAGGGTGTAGCAAGATTAGTCCTGGCTGTAAGAATTGCTATGCCGAACGGATGAGTCACAGACTTAAATGCATGGGGCAAAAAAATTATCACAGTGGTTTTAAGGTTACAACACATGAGCACATGCTGGATAAACCTTCAGAATGGCGAAAACCGAGAATGGTATTCGTAAATTCCATGAGTGATTTATTCCATAAAGATGTTCCGGATGCATTTATATCCAATACTTTTGAAGTGATGTGTAATTATGGACAACACACATATCAGGTATTAACCAAAAGAGCTGAGAGGATGGAACAAATATCAGCATATTTGCCATGGCCCGAAAACATATGGCTGGGTGTAAGCGTTGAAACTAATTGCCAAAGTCCAAGACATCGTTAA
- a CDS encoding integrase core domain-containing protein, which produces MIDIFSHRVYIESQRTKADRPVAQSLLRGWKAIGLPDFLQLDNELSFRGSNRYPRSPGLVIRLCLHFGVQPVFIPVSEPWRNAVVESFNDTYNKKFFRRQWFHSYVHLKRQSKNFQRFHNRYHRYSCLKGKTPSEVIKQCPFPIKTLGPNTKIPTIEDIPDGNIILVRFIRSDCVLNIFGETFKVPKDLVYSYVKAVIVTEIHTLQLYLGDELVASFDYRLRV; this is translated from the coding sequence GTGATCGATATTTTCAGCCACCGGGTTTATATCGAATCACAGCGAACTAAAGCGGATCGGCCAGTCGCCCAAAGCCTGCTTCGTGGTTGGAAAGCGATAGGGCTGCCGGATTTCCTGCAACTTGATAACGAACTGAGTTTCCGTGGCAGCAATCGTTACCCTCGGTCACCAGGCCTGGTCATTCGGCTATGCTTGCATTTCGGGGTCCAGCCCGTGTTTATTCCTGTGTCGGAGCCGTGGCGAAATGCTGTGGTCGAGAGCTTCAACGACACCTACAACAAAAAGTTTTTCCGGCGGCAATGGTTTCACAGCTATGTCCATCTGAAACGGCAGAGCAAGAATTTCCAACGTTTCCACAACCGGTATCACCGATACAGTTGCCTGAAAGGCAAAACACCTTCCGAGGTAATAAAGCAATGCCCGTTTCCGATAAAAACGCTCGGCCCGAATACGAAAATCCCAACCATCGAGGATATTCCTGATGGTAACATCATTCTGGTCCGATTTATACGAAGCGACTGCGTCCTCAACATTTTTGGTGAAACGTTCAAAGTGCCAAAGGACCTTGTCTACTCATACGTCAAAGCGGTCATTGTCACCGAGATACATACATTGCAGTTATATCTCGGTGACGAGTTGGTGGCATCCTTTGACTACAGGCTTCGGGTATAG
- a CDS encoding helix-turn-helix domain-containing protein, with amino-acid sequence MMEQEIRKTAINRFIQGEKPKQIYESLDRSKPWFFKWLKRYQSGDPNWFKNKSRVPKHSPRALRPEDRKRIIETRRHLDAQRFAQFGPSAIKWELKKAGYQLPSDSTIKRVLRAEGLVKKNSLHPQGC; translated from the coding sequence ATGATGGAACAAGAAATCCGTAAAACAGCTATCAATCGATTCATTCAAGGAGAAAAACCAAAACAAATATACGAAAGCTTGGACCGCTCAAAACCATGGTTTTTCAAATGGCTGAAACGATATCAAAGCGGAGATCCCAACTGGTTCAAGAATAAATCCAGGGTACCGAAGCACTCTCCCAGAGCGTTACGACCGGAGGACAGAAAACGCATTATTGAAACGCGCCGCCACCTCGATGCCCAGCGGTTCGCCCAATTCGGCCCATCAGCCATCAAATGGGAACTCAAAAAAGCTGGATATCAGCTGCCTTCGGACAGCACTATAAAACGGGTCTTGAGAGCCGAAGGCTTGGTTAAAAAAAACTCGTTACATCCCCAAGGGTGTTGA
- a CDS encoding DUF5131 family protein, whose amino-acid sequence MSTNEYLFRIDHLRRTPAAIKFLSIEPFLESLNKVDLTGIDWVIVGGESGPGARPMKKEWVSEIRDKCVEENVSFFFKQWGGTRKKLSGRELDGRTWDQFPAI is encoded by the coding sequence TTGTCAACTAATGAGTACCTTTTCAGAATCGATCATTTACGTCGAACACCTGCGGCTATCAAATTTCTTTCAATCGAACCATTTCTGGAGTCGCTGAATAAGGTCGATTTAACGGGCATTGATTGGGTGATAGTTGGTGGTGAGTCAGGCCCAGGTGCAAGACCTATGAAAAAAGAATGGGTTTCTGAAATTCGGGATAAATGTGTCGAAGAGAATGTCTCATTCTTCTTCAAACAGTGGGGCGGTACCAGAAAAAAATTATCAGGGCGTGAACTTGACGGTCGTACTTGGGATCAGTTTCCTGCAATTTAA